The proteins below come from a single Streptococcus hyointestinalis genomic window:
- a CDS encoding Gfo/Idh/MocA family protein, whose protein sequence is MTKTYNWATLGTGVIANELAQALESRGQKLYSVANRTYDKGLAFAEKYGIDKVYKKIDEVFEDENVDIIYISTPHNTHINYQRKALAAGKHVLCEKSITLNSEELAEAVALAEKHGVVLAEAMTIYHMPLYRKLHELVSSGKLGELKMIQMNFGSYKDYDMTNRFFSRDLAGGALLDIGVYALSFVRWFMSETPSQVSSQVRLAPTGVDEQVGILLSNDKGEMATIALTLHAKQPKRGMIAFDKGYIEIYDYPRGERAVITYTETGEQEVIEEGEMAFALAYEVADMEKAVTGDTSRVHLDYTRDVMQLMTQLRRDWGMTYPEEE, encoded by the coding sequence ATGACAAAAACTTACAACTGGGCAACGCTTGGAACGGGCGTTATCGCAAATGAACTGGCGCAGGCGCTAGAGAGCCGTGGGCAAAAGCTCTATTCGGTTGCTAATCGCACCTATGACAAGGGGCTTGCCTTTGCTGAAAAATACGGTATCGACAAAGTCTACAAAAAAATCGACGAGGTCTTTGAGGATGAAAATGTCGATATCATCTATATCTCAACCCCTCACAATACCCATATCAACTACCAGAGAAAAGCCTTGGCGGCTGGCAAACATGTGCTCTGCGAAAAGTCTATCACCCTAAACAGTGAAGAACTAGCAGAAGCTGTCGCCTTAGCAGAAAAACACGGTGTCGTCCTAGCAGAAGCCATGACCATCTACCACATGCCACTCTATCGTAAGCTCCATGAGCTAGTGTCGTCAGGTAAGCTGGGCGAGCTCAAGATGATTCAGATGAACTTTGGGAGCTACAAGGACTATGACATGACCAATCGATTCTTTAGTCGAGATTTGGCTGGTGGTGCGCTTCTAGACATCGGGGTCTATGCTCTGTCTTTTGTGCGTTGGTTTATGTCTGAAACGCCTAGTCAAGTCAGCTCTCAAGTCAGACTAGCACCGACTGGAGTGGATGAGCAGGTTGGCATTCTCCTCTCAAATGACAAGGGTGAGATGGCAACTATCGCTCTGACTCTTCACGCTAAGCAGCCCAAGCGTGGCATGATTGCTTTTGACAAGGGCTATATCGAGATTTACGATTACCCTCGTGGGGAGCGTGCGGTCATCACCTATACAGAGACAGGAGAGCAAGAGGTCATCGAGGAGGGTGAGATGGCTTTTGCTCTTGCCTATGAAGTAGCGGATATGGAAAAGGCTGTCACTGGAGACACTAGCCGTGTTCACCTAGACTACACAAGAGACGTCATGCAGCTTATGACCCAGCTTCGCCGTGACTGGGGCATGACCTATCCCGAGGAAGAGTAA
- a CDS encoding LysR family transcriptional regulator, which yields MNTRDLEYFHKLAELASFTMVAEFFGVSQPTITYAVKRLEEAYHCDLVIKDRSHRSVTLTAEGEILDNHIKTILMELEVAKKTIERSAHHEIRVGLPPIIRAKLLASLIDMGESVDFMTAFSLTPVSGSSTLLQYLLDGDLDFSLLGSLQPLGHPKLEIAEIYKRPFYIFVSKKHPLATKSKISFKEVLDEPFIMLNEGHIHFDAFNQLNTRYNNEAQVLFKFEDPLVIGQMVRENLGITFLTDFVLFSQMEGLVKIPLVEEEQFEFHVSYAYSKDYRPPKSIRRFMTILDQLKKEEKQQTD from the coding sequence ATGAATACAAGAGATTTGGAATATTTCCATAAATTGGCAGAGCTGGCGTCATTTACTATGGTGGCGGAGTTTTTTGGTGTCAGTCAGCCAACTATTACCTACGCCGTTAAGCGTTTGGAGGAAGCTTATCATTGTGATTTGGTTATCAAAGACCGCTCACACCGCTCGGTGACGCTAACAGCTGAGGGCGAGATTTTAGACAATCATATCAAAACCATTTTGATGGAGCTTGAGGTGGCGAAAAAAACGATTGAACGCAGTGCTCATCATGAGATTCGTGTGGGGCTTCCGCCTATCATTCGTGCCAAGTTACTGGCTTCTTTGATAGATATGGGAGAGTCGGTTGATTTTATGACGGCTTTTAGTTTGACACCTGTGAGTGGCTCAAGCACTCTTCTTCAGTATTTGCTGGATGGGGATTTGGATTTTAGTTTGTTAGGGAGTCTGCAGCCGCTGGGACATCCAAAACTGGAGATAGCAGAGATTTATAAGCGTCCTTTTTACATTTTTGTTTCTAAAAAACATCCTCTAGCCACTAAAAGCAAGATTTCCTTTAAAGAGGTTTTAGATGAGCCTTTTATTATGCTAAATGAAGGGCATATCCACTTTGATGCCTTCAATCAACTCAATACCCGCTACAATAACGAAGCGCAAGTGCTGTTTAAGTTTGAAGACCCGCTTGTTATCGGACAGATGGTGCGTGAAAATCTGGGGATTACTTTTTTGACGGATTTTGTGCTCTTTTCACAGATGGAAGGGCTGGTCAAGATTCCTTTGGTTGAGGAGGAGCAGTTTGAGTTTCACGTGAGCTATGCTTACTCAAAAGATTATAGACCACCTAAGTCTATCAGACGTTTTATGACAATATTAGACCAGCTCAAAAAAGAAGAAAAACAACAAACAGACTAG
- a CDS encoding GIY-YIG nuclease family protein, giving the protein MEKSMTKSDKAVAYMYVLECSDGTLYTGYTTDLERRIATHNAGKGAKYTRARRPVKLLYYECFPDKKAAMSAESLFKRKKRQDKLAYIQKQQTD; this is encoded by the coding sequence ATGGAGAAGAGCATGACTAAATCAGACAAAGCAGTCGCTTATATGTATGTGCTTGAGTGTTCAGACGGCACGCTCTACACTGGCTACACGACTGACCTTGAGAGACGCATTGCGACACACAATGCTGGTAAAGGCGCTAAATACACCCGTGCCAGACGCCCTGTCAAGCTCCTCTACTACGAATGCTTTCCAGACAAAAAAGCGGCTATGAGCGCTGAGAGTCTTTTCAAACGTAAAAAACGGCAAGATAAACTCGCCTACATCCAAAAACAACAAACAGACTAG
- a CDS encoding malolactic enzyme — protein MKSHDILNNPFLNKGTAFTMEERKELGLVGLLPPYVQTIEEQAKQAYAHYQRKESDLEKRHFLMEIFNTNRTLFYYLFDQNIVEFNPIVYDPVIAESIEQYSELFVDPQYAAYLDINHPENIEETLKNAAGDRDIRLIVATDAEGILGIGDWGVQGVDISVGKLMVYTAAAGIDPASVMPLVIDAGTNRKELLDNPMYLGNRHERVRGDKYYDFIDQFVQTAEKLFPKLYLHWEDFGRSNAANILDKYKGSIPTFNDDIQGTGIVVLGGIFGALDITGEKLTDQVYLCYGGGSAGAGIAARVHAEMVAEGLDPEEAYKRFFMIDKQGLLFDDMDDLTPAQKPFAKKRADFENAGDMTNLLEVVKTVKPTILVGTSTNPGAFTKEVVEAMCENTERPIIFPISNPTKKIEATAEQVIEWSDGKAFVATGIPSDTVSYKGVDYQIGQANNALIYPGLGLGMIASEASLLTDEMIGAAAHSLSGLVDPGQPGAPVLPPFQYVAEVSIKVAEAVAKKAQEQGLAKAKEQDMAKAVRDLKWYPKY, from the coding sequence ATGAAATCACATGATATTTTGAATAACCCTTTTTTAAATAAGGGAACTGCTTTTACTATGGAAGAGCGTAAAGAGCTTGGCTTAGTTGGTCTTTTGCCTCCTTACGTCCAAACAATCGAAGAACAAGCTAAACAAGCTTACGCACACTACCAACGTAAAGAATCTGATCTTGAAAAACGCCATTTCTTGATGGAAATTTTCAACACAAACCGCACACTTTTCTACTATCTTTTTGATCAAAATATCGTTGAGTTCAACCCAATCGTTTATGATCCAGTTATTGCTGAGTCTATCGAACAATACAGTGAACTTTTCGTAGACCCACAATACGCTGCTTATCTTGATATTAACCATCCTGAAAATATCGAAGAAACACTTAAAAACGCCGCTGGTGACCGTGACATTCGCTTGATTGTTGCTACTGACGCTGAAGGTATCTTGGGTATCGGTGACTGGGGTGTTCAAGGGGTTGACATCTCTGTTGGTAAACTCATGGTCTACACAGCAGCTGCTGGTATTGATCCAGCTTCTGTTATGCCACTTGTTATCGACGCTGGTACAAACCGCAAAGAATTGCTTGATAACCCAATGTATCTTGGTAACCGTCACGAGCGTGTACGTGGGGACAAATACTACGACTTCATCGACCAATTCGTGCAAACAGCTGAAAAACTCTTCCCTAAATTGTACCTTCACTGGGAAGACTTTGGTCGCTCAAACGCTGCTAACATCCTAGACAAATACAAAGGTAGCATCCCAACCTTTAACGATGACATCCAAGGAACTGGTATCGTTGTGCTTGGTGGTATCTTTGGTGCCCTTGACATCACAGGTGAAAAATTAACAGACCAAGTTTACCTCTGCTATGGTGGTGGTTCTGCTGGTGCTGGTATTGCTGCTCGTGTGCATGCTGAAATGGTTGCTGAAGGACTTGACCCAGAAGAAGCTTACAAACGTTTCTTCATGATTGATAAGCAAGGGCTTCTCTTTGACGACATGGACGACCTGACTCCTGCTCAAAAACCATTTGCTAAGAAACGTGCTGACTTTGAAAATGCTGGTGACATGACAAACCTTCTTGAAGTGGTTAAAACTGTGAAACCAACTATCCTTGTCGGAACTTCAACAAACCCAGGTGCCTTTACCAAAGAAGTGGTTGAAGCAATGTGCGAAAACACAGAACGCCCAATCATCTTCCCAATCTCAAACCCTACTAAGAAAATCGAAGCAACTGCTGAGCAAGTTATTGAGTGGTCTGACGGTAAAGCCTTTGTCGCAACTGGTATCCCATCAGACACTGTTTCTTACAAAGGTGTTGACTATCAAATCGGACAAGCCAACAACGCTCTTATCTACCCAGGTCTTGGACTTGGTATGATTGCTTCAGAAGCGTCACTTCTGACAGACGAAATGATTGGTGCTGCTGCGCACTCTCTAAGCGGACTTGTAGATCCAGGGCAACCAGGCGCACCAGTATTGCCACCATTCCAATACGTAGCTGAAGTTTCTATCAAAGTAGCAGAAGCTGTTGCTAAGAAAGCACAAGAACAAGGACTTGCTAAAGCCAAAGAACAAGACATGGCTAAAGCCGTTCGTGACCTCAAATGGTATCCAAAATACTAA
- a CDS encoding 2-hydroxycarboxylate transporter family protein, giving the protein MTQSKIWNIKISGVSLPLYLGFVIVLALTIAMGKLPLNMLGITFMLVVLGHLFYWMGEKLPIFNSYLGGGSVFTLIAASILASLGWVPKDVVTATSTFMNGWGFLDFYIAALICGSILGMNRNLLVKASARFIPVALISMVIGFFCVGFVGMLLGQGFGHSVMYISFAQMAGGMGAGIVPLSKIYAESIHGNAADILSQLAPATTLGNILAIIGAVFISKAFANTKYNGHGVLVPVSKEDLEKPKITLDATKIGVGMMFAFSLLLIGVILNGFVPKIHSYAFMIIIVFILKALNAVPKPLEETVVMFNQVIMTNLTHAVLAGIGLSMIDLSSLAHAMTWQFVLLSLTSVVAMGLSSAIIGKWWGLYPVEAAIGAGMINNSMGGTGNIAVLSASNRMEMIAFAQMANRLGGAIILILGGILIQFFN; this is encoded by the coding sequence GTGACACAATCAAAAATTTGGAACATAAAAATTTCAGGCGTTAGCCTACCCCTTTACCTAGGATTTGTGATTGTCCTAGCACTGACCATTGCCATGGGCAAACTCCCACTTAACATGCTGGGAATTACCTTCATGCTAGTTGTCTTAGGGCATCTCTTTTACTGGATGGGTGAAAAACTCCCTATCTTTAACTCCTATCTTGGTGGCGGTTCAGTCTTTACCTTGATTGCCGCTTCTATCCTAGCAAGTCTCGGCTGGGTACCAAAAGATGTCGTGACAGCTACATCCACCTTCATGAATGGCTGGGGTTTCCTTGACTTCTACATTGCAGCTCTTATCTGTGGTTCTATCTTAGGAATGAATCGTAATCTCCTCGTCAAAGCTTCTGCACGCTTTATCCCTGTTGCTTTGATTTCAATGGTGATTGGATTCTTCTGCGTTGGATTTGTCGGTATGCTCTTAGGACAAGGTTTTGGACACTCTGTTATGTACATCTCATTTGCACAGATGGCAGGTGGGATGGGAGCAGGGATTGTCCCACTGTCTAAGATTTATGCTGAGTCCATCCATGGAAATGCTGCGGACATCCTCTCCCAACTCGCTCCAGCCACTACCCTTGGTAATATCCTCGCTATTATTGGTGCAGTCTTTATCTCCAAAGCCTTTGCCAATACCAAATACAACGGACACGGCGTTCTCGTTCCCGTTAGTAAAGAAGACCTTGAAAAACCTAAAATCACCCTCGATGCGACAAAAATCGGCGTTGGTATGATGTTTGCCTTCTCCCTCCTTTTAATCGGTGTCATCCTCAACGGTTTTGTCCCTAAAATTCACAGCTATGCTTTCATGATTATTATCGTCTTCATCTTGAAAGCCCTTAATGCTGTGCCAAAACCACTAGAAGAAACCGTTGTGATGTTTAACCAAGTCATCATGACCAACCTTACCCACGCTGTCCTTGCTGGTATCGGGCTTTCTATGATTGACCTATCCTCCTTAGCCCACGCCATGACATGGCAGTTTGTCCTCCTCAGCCTCACTTCGGTTGTTGCTATGGGGCTCTCAAGCGCTATTATCGGAAAATGGTGGGGACTCTACCCTGTCGAAGCCGCTATCGGTGCTGGTATGATCAACAACTCAATGGGTGGTACAGGAAATATCGCAGTACTTTCTGCTTCTAACCGTATGGAAATGATTGCCTTTGCCCAAATGGCAAACCGTCTCGGAGGTGCCATCATCCTCATTCTAGGTGGTATCCTCATCCAATTTTTTAACTAA
- a CDS encoding helix-hairpin-helix domain-containing protein: MFEMIREKCKDPKVLVAALVGVSGLFLATCLVVVMLMRPKTQTTFSTLASQSTSLVASSSSTATSSSSTAKPASGTIVVDVKGAVQKEGVYTLKEGSRVSDAIAKAGGLTQEADKKSINLAQKVTDEAIIYVAKTDENISVVSQASASTSGNSSATSTSSQSDKINLNTASLEDLKKISGIGDKRAQDILDYRDSQGGFKSVDELTNVSGIGEKTLEKLKNDVTVD; the protein is encoded by the coding sequence ATGTTTGAAATGATTCGTGAGAAATGTAAAGACCCAAAAGTGTTAGTAGCGGCGCTTGTGGGAGTGAGTGGGCTTTTTTTAGCTACTTGTCTTGTGGTTGTTATGCTCATGCGACCAAAGACGCAGACGACCTTTTCAACGCTTGCCAGTCAGTCTACTAGTTTGGTAGCTTCAAGCTCAAGCACAGCGACCAGCTCGTCATCTACAGCTAAGCCAGCAAGTGGCACGATTGTCGTTGATGTCAAGGGCGCTGTGCAAAAAGAAGGCGTCTATACCCTAAAAGAAGGCAGTCGTGTGTCAGACGCTATCGCAAAAGCTGGCGGGCTGACCCAAGAAGCCGATAAAAAATCCATCAACCTTGCTCAAAAAGTGACGGACGAGGCTATCATCTACGTAGCAAAGACCGATGAAAATATCAGCGTCGTCAGCCAAGCAAGTGCTAGCACAAGTGGAAACAGCTCAGCAACGTCAACAAGCAGCCAGTCCGATAAAATCAATCTCAACACGGCAAGTCTTGAAGACCTCAAAAAAATCTCAGGTATCGGTGATAAGCGTGCGCAGGATATTCTCGACTATCGTGATAGCCAAGGAGGCTTTAAGTCTGTTGACGAGCTGACCAATGTTTCGGGCATTGGAGAAAAGACATTGGAGAAACTTAAAAATGATGTCACAGTGGATTAA
- a CDS encoding GNAT family N-acetyltransferase, producing MSTISIRELDPKDRNKAISFAISGMHFDQYIKNPLLLRLYGRYFWYLENSRATHLKAAYQGDELLGVILAEVKGQPPLRQCWYEKAFSRTIDWLQKTFFKSSAGTYDTVNKDMLDVYKEHYQPDGEIIFLAANPTLKVKGVGTALLNALEKDLSGKEIYLYTDSLCTYQFYEKRGFERYQERTIELTLNKKKVPLSCFLYRKKIA from the coding sequence ATGAGCACGATTTCTATTCGAGAACTAGATCCAAAAGACCGCAACAAAGCCATCTCTTTTGCCATTTCTGGCATGCACTTTGACCAGTATATCAAAAACCCACTGCTTCTACGTCTGTACGGACGCTATTTTTGGTATTTGGAAAATAGCAGAGCTACACACCTAAAGGCTGCCTATCAAGGCGATGAATTGCTGGGGGTGATTTTAGCGGAAGTCAAAGGTCAGCCACCACTTCGGCAGTGCTGGTATGAAAAAGCCTTCAGCAGAACCATTGACTGGTTGCAGAAAACCTTTTTCAAATCCAGTGCAGGCACCTACGACACAGTCAACAAGGACATGCTAGATGTCTACAAAGAGCATTATCAGCCAGACGGTGAGATTATCTTTTTAGCTGCCAATCCGACTCTCAAGGTCAAAGGCGTCGGCACAGCACTGCTAAACGCCCTTGAAAAAGACCTCTCTGGCAAGGAAATCTATCTCTACACCGACTCCCTCTGTACCTATCAATTTTATGAAAAGCGTGGCTTTGAACGCTACCAAGAGCGCACTATCGAGCTGACACTAAACAAGAAAAAAGTACCTCTTTCCTGCTTTTTGTACCGTAAAAAGATAGCTTAA
- a CDS encoding DNA internalization-related competence protein ComEC/Rec2 → MSQWIKKLPLKPIYLAILLLELYYVVFSRQLPAFLLFLVSFLFLLWQYPLKKVAKVFFILLFAALFFGIKVYQSEKSYRTEPERLENVILLPDTIKINGDLLSFTATANGRSYQAFYTLKSEKEKNSFEKLYQTQQLQVSASIEEATPQRNFSGFDYRAYLKTQGINRVLRIEKILKQKSTSAGTPRGILREWRRLAIIQCTHFPAPMRHYMTGLLFGYLDKSFDEMTDLYTDLGIIHLFALSGMHVSFFVGLFRKMCLRLGVSREHVLFVQVPFSFVYGGLAGFSVSVTRSLIQQVLSQCGLKKMDNLAVTVMISFVLMPSFLLTTGGVLSFGFAFVLALLDFSHLPQKRAKWVSLIAIPLGMLPIMLFYFASYQPLSILLTVGLSFLFESLLLPLLTLAFFLSPLIHLSAFNGLFQLLDKFLATLSHLAGKPFVFGTPSIFVLVALLLLLGFLYDYHRRKWLCGSLVLAVLGFLFITKHPVANEVTMIDIGQGDSIFIRDSSGKTLLIDVGGKVSFSQKEAWQEGSTDSNADRTLIPYLKSRGVSKIDQLLLTHTDTDHMGDMEVVAKHFAIGEVLVSQGSLTNNSFVNRLKAMNVHVRSVLAGEELPIMNSSLQVLYPLSQGDGKNNDSLVLYGNLLGTRFLFTGDLEKEGEEVLLEHYPQLAVDVLKVGHHGSKGSSSMSFLETIKPKLTLISAGQNNRYHHPHQETLERLEKVNSQFLRTDQHGAIRFIGWQTWHLETVR, encoded by the coding sequence ATGTCACAGTGGATTAAAAAACTACCGCTAAAGCCTATCTATCTGGCTATTTTGCTCCTTGAGCTTTACTATGTCGTCTTTAGCAGGCAGTTGCCTGCTTTCTTGCTATTTTTAGTATCTTTTCTTTTTTTGCTGTGGCAATATCCTCTGAAAAAAGTTGCCAAGGTCTTTTTTATCCTACTGTTTGCTGCTCTCTTTTTTGGGATAAAGGTTTATCAATCTGAAAAAAGCTATCGCACCGAACCAGAACGTCTTGAGAATGTCATCTTACTCCCAGATACCATAAAAATCAATGGCGACTTGCTGTCATTTACAGCGACGGCAAATGGCAGAAGCTATCAAGCTTTTTACACACTCAAGAGCGAGAAAGAAAAGAACAGCTTTGAAAAACTCTACCAGACGCAGCAGCTGCAAGTTTCAGCTAGTATCGAAGAAGCCACTCCTCAGCGCAATTTTTCTGGCTTTGATTACCGTGCTTATCTCAAGACACAGGGTATTAACCGAGTCTTGAGGATAGAAAAAATCCTAAAGCAGAAGTCTACCTCTGCTGGGACGCCACGTGGCATTCTTCGGGAATGGCGGCGTTTAGCTATCATCCAGTGCACACACTTTCCAGCGCCTATGCGCCATTACATGACAGGTTTGCTGTTTGGTTATCTGGATAAGTCTTTTGATGAGATGACGGACTTGTACACGGATTTGGGCATTATCCATCTTTTTGCCCTTTCTGGCATGCACGTCAGCTTTTTTGTGGGGCTTTTTCGTAAAATGTGCTTGCGCTTAGGAGTGAGTAGAGAGCATGTGCTGTTTGTGCAAGTACCTTTTTCCTTTGTCTACGGTGGTTTAGCAGGCTTTAGCGTGTCTGTTACCCGTAGCCTCATCCAGCAGGTACTATCACAATGCGGTCTCAAGAAAATGGACAATCTGGCGGTGACGGTTATGATTTCCTTTGTCCTTATGCCTTCGTTTTTGCTGACTACAGGAGGTGTGTTGAGCTTTGGTTTTGCTTTTGTGCTGGCTTTGCTTGATTTTTCACATCTTCCACAAAAGCGTGCAAAATGGGTGAGCCTTATCGCCATACCGCTTGGTATGCTTCCCATTATGCTCTTTTATTTTGCTAGCTACCAGCCTTTGTCTATCCTCTTGACAGTTGGCTTGTCCTTTCTTTTTGAGAGTTTGCTCTTGCCACTATTGACACTTGCTTTTTTCTTATCGCCTCTTATCCATTTGAGTGCCTTTAACGGACTTTTTCAGCTTTTGGACAAGTTTCTAGCAACTTTGTCACATCTAGCAGGAAAGCCATTTGTCTTTGGCACACCTAGTATTTTTGTACTTGTAGCACTTTTACTACTGCTTGGCTTTTTGTATGATTATCATAGGCGCAAATGGCTTTGTGGTAGTCTAGTCTTAGCGGTGTTAGGTTTTCTTTTTATTACCAAACACCCTGTGGCAAATGAAGTGACCATGATTGACATCGGGCAGGGCGATAGTATCTTTATCCGAGATAGCTCTGGCAAGACTCTCTTGATTGATGTTGGTGGCAAGGTCTCCTTTAGTCAAAAGGAGGCTTGGCAGGAGGGCAGTACAGATAGCAATGCCGATCGCACCTTGATTCCTTATCTGAAAAGTCGTGGCGTCTCAAAGATTGACCAGTTGCTCCTCACTCATACGGATACTGACCACATGGGTGATATGGAGGTGGTCGCAAAGCATTTTGCTATCGGTGAGGTGCTTGTCAGCCAAGGCAGTCTCACAAATAACAGCTTTGTCAATCGCTTGAAAGCTATGAATGTCCATGTGCGTAGTGTACTTGCTGGCGAGGAATTGCCTATCATGAATAGCTCTTTGCAGGTGCTCTATCCCCTTAGCCAAGGCGACGGCAAAAACAACGACTCACTGGTCTTATATGGCAATCTACTTGGCACACGCTTTTTATTCACAGGCGATTTGGAAAAAGAGGGTGAAGAGGTGCTGCTTGAGCATTATCCGCAGTTAGCTGTTGATGTGCTAAAGGTAGGACATCACGGCTCAAAAGGCTCTTCTAGCATGAGTTTTTTAGAGACAATAAAACCAAAACTCACCCTTATCTCCGCTGGGCAAAATAACCGCTATCATCACCCACATCAGGAAACCTTAGAGCGCTTGGAAAAGGTAAACAGCCAATTTTTGCGCACCGACCAACACGGTGCGATTCGCTTTATCGGCTGGCAGACTTGGCACTTAGAAACCGTGAGATAG
- a CDS encoding tRNA1(Val) (adenine(37)-N6)-methyltransferase: MTDSILKDGERIDQLFSSDVKIIQNKAVFSYSVDSVLLSRFPKIPSRGLIVDLCSGNGAVGLFASHQTKAQIVEVELQERLADMAQRSITLNKLDAQVSMVNDDLKNLLQHVKRSSVDLIFCNPPYFKTSETSKKNLSPHYLLARHEITTNLEEICAISQQALKTKGRLAMVHRPDRFLEIIDTLRRYKLAPKRIQFVYPKSGKDANMLLIEAIKDGSQDGMKILPPLIIHKDNGDYTDAIFSIYYGEEHD; encoded by the coding sequence ATGACTGATTCTATTTTAAAAGACGGCGAGCGTATTGATCAGCTCTTTTCGTCTGATGTCAAAATTATCCAAAACAAGGCTGTTTTTTCTTATTCCGTTGACAGCGTTCTTTTATCACGCTTTCCAAAAATTCCCTCAAGAGGGCTTATTGTTGATTTGTGTAGTGGCAATGGCGCAGTTGGCCTCTTTGCCAGCCACCAAACGAAAGCGCAGATTGTCGAGGTCGAATTGCAAGAGCGTCTAGCCGATATGGCACAGCGTTCAATCACGCTCAATAAGCTTGATGCGCAAGTCAGCATGGTCAATGATGATTTGAAAAATCTGCTGCAACACGTCAAGCGCTCCAGTGTGGATTTGATTTTTTGCAATCCGCCTTATTTTAAAACTAGCGAAACGTCAAAGAAAAATCTCAGTCCGCATTATCTCCTTGCTCGCCATGAAATAACGACTAATCTAGAGGAAATCTGTGCCATCAGCCAGCAAGCACTCAAAACAAAGGGCAGACTAGCCATGGTGCACCGTCCTGACCGCTTTTTAGAAATCATCGATACACTGAGACGCTACAAACTCGCTCCAAAGCGTATCCAATTTGTCTATCCAAAGTCCGGTAAAGACGCCAATATGCTACTTATCGAAGCCATCAAAGACGGCTCGCAAGATGGCATGAAGATACTGCCGCCGCTCATTATCCACAAGGATAATGGCGACTACACAGACGCTATTTTTTCGATTTATTATGGAGAAGAGCATGACTAA
- a CDS encoding lysophospholipid acyltransferase family protein has translation MFYTYLRTLVAFLLWIANGNNHYHNQDKIPDQSENYILVSPHRTWWDPIYMAFATRPKKFIFMAKKELFTNRMLAWWIRMCGAFPINRENPGQEAIKYPVKMLKKSSRSLIMFPSGSRHSTDVKGGVAVIAKMAKVRIVPVVYAGPMTFKGLLSGERVDLNFGNPIDISDIKRLNDEGIEEVARRIQSEFDRADSENATYHNTKKRNPLTYLYRIPLGIVAILIVICTLIFSLIASFVWNPEKHLK, from the coding sequence GTGTTCTATACCTATCTACGTACACTAGTAGCTTTTCTACTATGGATTGCTAACGGTAACAATCACTATCACAATCAGGACAAAATTCCTGACCAGTCTGAAAACTATATCTTGGTATCGCCACACAGGACTTGGTGGGATCCGATTTATATGGCCTTTGCGACACGTCCTAAAAAATTCATCTTCATGGCAAAAAAAGAGCTCTTTACCAATCGGATGTTGGCTTGGTGGATTCGCATGTGTGGTGCCTTTCCCATTAACCGTGAAAATCCAGGGCAAGAAGCTATCAAGTATCCTGTCAAGATGTTGAAAAAAAGCAGTCGTTCCTTGATTATGTTTCCAAGTGGTAGCAGACACTCAACAGACGTTAAGGGTGGGGTGGCTGTGATTGCCAAGATGGCAAAGGTACGTATCGTGCCTGTCGTCTATGCAGGACCGATGACCTTTAAAGGGCTTTTGTCTGGTGAGCGTGTGGACTTGAACTTTGGAAATCCCATCGACATCTCAGACATCAAGCGTCTCAACGACGAGGGTATCGAAGAGGTGGCACGCCGTATTCAGTCTGAGTTTGACCGAGCAGATAGTGAGAATGCGACCTATCACAACACGAAAAAGCGCAATCCTCTGACCTATCTCTATCGTATTCCGCTAGGGATTGTCGCTATTCTTATCGTTATCTGTACGCTCATCTTTAGCCTTATTGCAAGCTTTGTGTGGAATCCAGAAAAACATCTCAAATAA